Proteins encoded in a region of the Geobacillus genomosp. 3 genome:
- a CDS encoding glutamate-1-semialdehyde 2,1-aminomutase yields the protein MQWTKSEQLYEEALQHIVGGVNSPSRSYKAVGGGAPVVMERAQGAYFWDVDGNKYIDYLAAYGPIIAGHAHPHIAAAIRRAAETGVLYGTPTPHEITFAKMLKEAIPSLEKVRFVNSGTEAVMTTIRVARAYTGRSKIIKFAGCYHGHSDLVLVAAGSGPSTLGTPDSAGVPQSIAQEVITVPYNDVDSFREAMNVWGEQVAAVLVEPIVGNFGIVLPKPGFLGAVNDIAHQAGALVIYDEVITAFRFLYGGAQNLLGVAPDLTAMGKIIGGGLPIGAYGGRQDIMEQVAPLGPAYQAGTMAGNPASMLAGIACLEVLKQDGVYEHLDRLGAMLEEGIITHARQCGLPVTVNRLKGALTVFFTDEKVENYEQAQRSDGEMFAKFFKLMLKQGINLAPSKYEAWFITLAHTEDDIAYTIEAVGKAFRQL from the coding sequence ATGCAATGGACAAAATCGGAACAATTGTATGAAGAAGCGCTCCAGCACATCGTCGGCGGGGTAAACAGCCCGTCCCGCTCGTATAAAGCGGTCGGCGGCGGCGCCCCCGTCGTGATGGAGCGGGCGCAAGGAGCGTATTTTTGGGATGTGGACGGAAACAAGTACATTGACTATTTGGCCGCCTACGGGCCGATTATTGCCGGCCATGCCCACCCGCACATCGCTGCGGCCATCCGCCGCGCCGCCGAAACCGGCGTGCTGTATGGCACGCCGACGCCGCACGAAATTACGTTTGCGAAAATGTTAAAAGAAGCGATTCCATCGCTCGAAAAAGTCCGGTTTGTCAACTCGGGGACGGAGGCGGTGATGACGACGATCCGCGTCGCCCGCGCCTATACCGGCCGCAGCAAAATCATCAAATTTGCCGGCTGCTACCACGGCCACTCCGACCTCGTGCTCGTCGCCGCCGGCTCGGGGCCGTCGACATTAGGGACGCCGGACTCGGCCGGGGTGCCGCAAAGCATCGCCCAAGAAGTGATTACCGTGCCGTACAATGATGTCGATTCATTCCGTGAAGCGATGAATGTTTGGGGCGAACAAGTCGCCGCCGTATTGGTTGAGCCGATCGTCGGCAATTTCGGCATCGTCTTGCCGAAACCCGGATTTTTAGGAGCGGTGAACGACATCGCTCATCAAGCCGGGGCGCTCGTCATTTACGACGAAGTGATCACCGCTTTTCGTTTCCTGTACGGCGGGGCGCAAAACTTGCTCGGTGTGGCGCCTGACTTGACGGCGATGGGAAAAATTATTGGCGGCGGCCTGCCGATCGGGGCGTACGGCGGACGCCAGGACATTATGGAACAAGTCGCTCCGCTCGGACCGGCGTACCAAGCCGGGACGATGGCCGGCAATCCAGCGTCGATGCTTGCCGGCATCGCCTGCCTGGAAGTGCTGAAGCAAGACGGTGTATACGAACATCTCGACCGACTCGGCGCCATGCTTGAGGAGGGGATCATCACCCACGCCCGCCAATGCGGCCTACCGGTGACCGTCAACCGGTTAAAAGGCGCGCTTACCGTGTTCTTCACGGACGAAAAAGTGGAGAACTACGAACAGGCCCAGCGCAGCGACGGCGAGATGTTCGCCAAGTTTTTCAAACTGATGCTCAAACAAGGCATCAACCTCGCACCATCGAAATATGAGGCATGGTTTATCACCCTCGCCCATACGGAAGACGACATCGCCTATACGATCGAGGCGGTCGGCAAGGCGTTCCGGCAGCTATAA
- a CDS encoding ABC transporter ATP-binding protein, producing MNAIEVEQLCKEFKVHASRSGLVGAFRDLWTRRYTTVRAVDGISFTVKQGEIVGYIGENGAGKSTTIKMLTGILTPTSGRIVVNGMNPHKEREKFVRTIGVVFGQRSQLWWDIAVQESFRLLKKVYRVPDGQYRRHMGEVIEMLEIGPLLDKPVRKLSLGQRMRCELAAALIHNPPLLFLDEPTIGLDVLVKLNIRQFLKQLNERYGTTILLTTHDMSDIEALCERVIMLDEGKIIYDGSLEQLKEKWGQGKRVSFTFAEGAAPAALQELTVGLGVNWKQGEQPNIWVAHVPSGGVPEVVSRVAARYALQDIRIHEVPTEEIVRNIYEEGAVRG from the coding sequence ATGAACGCCATCGAGGTAGAACAATTGTGCAAAGAATTTAAGGTGCATGCCAGCCGCTCCGGCCTCGTCGGAGCGTTTCGCGATTTATGGACGCGCCGTTATACGACCGTCCGGGCGGTGGACGGCATTTCATTTACGGTCAAACAAGGGGAGATCGTCGGTTATATTGGCGAAAACGGCGCCGGCAAGTCAACGACAATTAAAATGTTGACCGGCATTTTAACGCCGACATCCGGGCGTATTGTCGTCAACGGGATGAACCCGCATAAAGAACGGGAGAAATTCGTGCGGACGATTGGCGTTGTCTTCGGCCAGCGTTCGCAATTATGGTGGGACATCGCCGTGCAAGAATCGTTCCGGCTGTTGAAAAAAGTGTACCGCGTCCCGGATGGGCAATATCGCCGTCATATGGGCGAAGTCATCGAGATGCTAGAGATCGGCCCGCTCCTTGACAAACCGGTGCGCAAGCTGTCGCTCGGGCAGCGGATGCGCTGTGAGCTTGCCGCTGCGCTCATTCACAACCCGCCGCTGTTGTTTTTGGACGAGCCGACCATCGGTTTGGATGTGTTGGTGAAACTGAACATCCGTCAGTTTTTAAAACAGTTGAACGAACGGTACGGGACGACGATTTTGTTGACGACGCATGATATGTCGGACATCGAGGCGCTGTGCGAGCGGGTGATTATGCTCGATGAAGGAAAAATCATTTATGACGGTTCGCTTGAGCAGTTGAAAGAAAAATGGGGGCAAGGAAAGAGGGTTTCGTTTACATTTGCTGAAGGAGCAGCCCCCGCTGCCTTGCAGGAGCTGACGGTCGGATTGGGCGTTAACTGGAAACAAGGCGAACAGCCGAACATTTGGGTGGCGCACGTTCCATCAGGAGGCGTGCCGGAAGTCGTCAGCCGCGTCGCCGCCCGCTATGCGCTGCAAGACATCCGCATTCATGAAGTGCCGACGGAAGAAATCGTCCGCAACATTTACGAAGAAGGTGCTGTTCGTGGATAA
- a CDS encoding ABC transporter permease, which translates to MDKYTEMIRIRFLMMLAYRTNYYTGILIYAINIAAYYFLWSAIYGDKPSMQGMSLAQMTTYVAISWLSRAFYFNNIDREIAMEIRDGKVATELIRPYSYLGMKAVQGLGEGLFRLFFLSLPGLVVVSLFLPLEFPENAHTWLSFSLSLLLSFVIYSELNLLAGVVTFFTFRNEGLLRAKRFIIDLFSGLILPLSFYPDWAQQLMAYMPFQAISYIPSMIITESFQGAAVSDGLFTQAAWCVLLLFPIGWLWRAAKKRLVVQGG; encoded by the coding sequence GTGGATAAGTATACGGAAATGATCCGCATCCGCTTTTTAATGATGCTCGCATACCGAACGAACTATTATACAGGCATTCTGATTTATGCCATTAACATCGCGGCGTACTACTTCCTCTGGTCGGCCATTTACGGAGACAAACCGTCGATGCAAGGGATGTCGCTCGCCCAAATGACGACGTATGTCGCCATTTCCTGGCTGTCGCGGGCGTTTTACTTTAACAACATCGACCGCGAAATCGCCATGGAAATTCGCGACGGAAAAGTAGCGACGGAACTCATCCGCCCGTACAGCTACTTAGGGATGAAGGCGGTGCAAGGGCTCGGTGAAGGGCTGTTTCGCCTGTTCTTTCTATCATTGCCGGGACTGGTGGTCGTGTCGCTCTTTTTGCCGCTCGAGTTCCCGGAAAACGCCCATACATGGCTGTCGTTTAGTTTGTCGCTCCTGTTGAGTTTTGTCATTTATTCGGAGCTGAACTTGCTGGCGGGGGTGGTGACGTTTTTTACGTTCCGAAATGAAGGGCTGCTCAGGGCAAAGCGGTTTATTATTGATCTATTTTCCGGTCTTATTTTGCCTTTGTCGTTTTACCCGGATTGGGCGCAGCAGCTCATGGCGTATATGCCGTTTCAAGCCATCAGCTACATTCCAAGCATGATCATTACAGAAAGCTTCCAAGGCGCCGCTGTGAGCGATGGATTGTTCACGCAGGCGGCATGGTGCGTGTTGTTATTGTTTCCGATTGGGTGGTTATGGCGGGCGGCGAAAAAACGGCTCGTCGTGCAAGGGGGGTAG
- a CDS encoding ABC transporter permease, which produces MFYVSVFFQYMAQYMKTKLQYRADLLIEWLSDLMAQAVNLVFLLVVFGHTPLLHGWTRDEVLFIYGFFLVPYAVFGAFFNLWDFNERYIVQGEMDRVLTRPVHSLFQIILERMELESLLGAIPGLIIMAYASDRLALTFHWYDVFIFILFVIGGAFIYAGIFISLATISFFADARTSIMPMMYNISSYGRYPIDIYHRVIRYILTWVLPFAFVGVYPASYFLNRQEWYGYAFMTPAVGALFFVIAVMLWNAGVRRYRGTGS; this is translated from the coding sequence TTGTTTTACGTATCTGTCTTTTTTCAATATATGGCCCAGTATATGAAGACAAAATTGCAATACCGCGCCGATTTGCTCATTGAATGGTTGTCCGACTTAATGGCGCAGGCGGTCAACTTAGTGTTCTTGCTCGTTGTGTTTGGCCATACGCCGCTGCTTCACGGTTGGACCCGCGATGAAGTGTTGTTTATTTACGGCTTTTTCCTTGTGCCGTACGCCGTATTTGGCGCCTTTTTTAATCTATGGGATTTCAACGAGCGCTACATTGTTCAGGGAGAAATGGACCGCGTGTTGACGCGCCCGGTTCACAGCCTGTTCCAGATCATTTTGGAGCGGATGGAACTTGAATCGCTGCTTGGCGCCATCCCGGGGCTGATCATTATGGCATACGCCAGCGACCGTTTAGCACTTACGTTTCATTGGTACGATGTCTTTATCTTTATTTTATTTGTCATCGGCGGGGCGTTCATTTACGCCGGCATTTTCATTTCGTTGGCCACGATCAGCTTTTTTGCCGACGCCCGTACGTCGATCATGCCGATGATGTATAACATCAGCAGCTACGGCCGTTATCCGATCGATATTTATCATCGCGTCATCCGTTACATTTTAACGTGGGTGTTGCCGTTTGCCTTCGTCGGTGTCTATCCGGCTTCCTATTTTCTTAACAGGCAGGAATGGTACGGCTATGCGTTTATGACCCCGGCTGTCGGCGCGTTGTTTTTCGTCATCGCTGTGATGCTTTGGAACGCCGGGGTCAGGAGGTACCGCGGGACGGGGAGCTGA
- a CDS encoding L-lactate dehydrogenase, with protein MKNGGGNRVAVIGTGFVGASYAFALMNQGIADEIVLVDANENKAMGDAMDLNHGKVFAPKPAGIWHGDYRDCRDADLVVICAGANQKPGETRLDLVDKNIAIFRSIVESVMASGFQGLFLVATNPVDILTYATWKFSGLPQERVIGSGTILDTARFRFLLGEYFAIAPTNVHAYIIGEHGDTELPVWSQADIGGVPIRKLIESKGEQAREELERIFVNVRDAAYQIIEKKGATYYGIAMGLARVTRAILHNENAILTVSAYLDGPYGERDVYIGVPAVINRNGVREVIELELDDNEQKWFRHSAATLKGVLSRSFSQ; from the coding sequence ATGAAAAACGGAGGAGGAAACCGGGTGGCGGTCATCGGCACTGGGTTTGTCGGTGCTAGCTATGCGTTTGCTTTAATGAATCAAGGGATTGCTGATGAGATTGTGCTCGTTGACGCAAATGAAAACAAGGCCATGGGCGATGCGATGGATTTAAACCATGGAAAAGTGTTTGCGCCGAAGCCGGCCGGCATTTGGCATGGCGATTACCGCGACTGCCGTGATGCGGATTTGGTCGTCATTTGCGCCGGTGCCAACCAAAAACCGGGCGAGACGCGGCTTGATTTGGTGGACAAAAATATTGCCATTTTCCGTTCGATCGTCGAATCAGTTATGGCTTCCGGATTTCAAGGGTTGTTTCTTGTCGCCACTAACCCGGTCGACATTTTGACTTACGCGACATGGAAGTTTAGCGGACTGCCGCAGGAGCGGGTGATCGGTTCGGGGACCATTTTAGATACAGCGCGATTCCGCTTTTTATTAGGCGAGTATTTCGCCATCGCTCCAACGAATGTACACGCCTATATTATCGGCGAACACGGCGATACGGAGCTTCCGGTCTGGAGTCAGGCTGATATCGGCGGTGTGCCGATCCGCAAGCTGATCGAATCAAAAGGAGAACAGGCACGAGAAGAGTTGGAACGCATTTTCGTCAATGTACGTGATGCCGCCTACCAAATTATTGAGAAAAAGGGAGCGACGTACTACGGCATTGCCATGGGGTTGGCCAGGGTCACACGCGCTATCTTGCATAACGAAAATGCCATTTTGACCGTCTCAGCCTATCTGGACGGTCCATATGGGGAACGTGACGTCTACATCGGTGTGCCGGCTGTCATCAATCGCAACGGCGTCCGTGAGGTAATCGAGCTTGAACTGGACGATAATGAACAAAAATGGTTTCGCCATAGCGCGGCGACGCTTAAAGGTGTGTTGTCCCGCTCTTTTTCGCAGTGA
- a CDS encoding potassium channel family protein has protein sequence MDYAFLGVVTAVLLGSITSLWTVRVQARRRLSLDNLWVLVQWYLTMMLGFAMIYMILQANGHAVFIPSSHSEAENRLSLLEDSLYLSGMTLLSVGYGDVTPIGIGRWIAIAEALLGYIMPAVIVTRTVFDWDHR, from the coding sequence ATGGATTACGCCTTCCTCGGAGTGGTTACTGCCGTACTGCTCGGGAGCATCACCTCGCTTTGGACCGTGCGCGTTCAAGCGCGGCGCCGCCTTTCGCTCGACAATTTGTGGGTGCTCGTTCAGTGGTATTTAACAATGATGCTCGGCTTTGCCATGATTTATATGATTTTGCAGGCAAACGGCCATGCGGTGTTTATCCCGTCTTCACACAGTGAGGCGGAGAACCGTTTGTCTTTGCTTGAGGATAGCTTGTACTTAAGCGGCATGACGCTTTTGTCGGTCGGATATGGAGACGTCACTCCAATCGGCATCGGGCGTTGGATCGCCATTGCCGAAGCGCTTCTTGGCTACATTATGCCGGCTGTTATCGTGACGCGCACCGTATTTGACTGGGACCACCGCTAA
- the bcp gene encoding thioredoxin-dependent thiol peroxidase, translating to MTIAIGQPAPDFTLPASSGEMVSLSDFRGQYVVLYFYPKDMTPGCTAEACDFRDRYETFTGLNTVILGVSTDPVERHETFIQKYKLPFLLLSDEQHHVAEMYGVWKKKRNFGKEYMGIERSTFIIAPDGTLAKEWRGVKVKGHVDEALAEVARLTSSR from the coding sequence ATGACGATCGCCATTGGCCAGCCGGCCCCAGACTTTACCTTGCCGGCAAGCAGTGGGGAAATGGTTTCGCTTTCAGACTTCCGAGGCCAATATGTCGTGCTTTATTTTTATCCGAAAGACATGACGCCTGGGTGCACGGCCGAGGCGTGCGACTTTCGTGACCGCTATGAGACGTTTACCGGATTGAATACCGTCATCTTAGGAGTAAGCACCGACCCGGTCGAGCGGCATGAAACGTTTATTCAGAAATATAAGCTGCCGTTTTTGCTTCTTTCTGACGAACAACACCACGTAGCGGAAATGTATGGGGTTTGGAAGAAAAAGCGGAATTTCGGAAAGGAATATATGGGCATTGAGCGCTCGACATTCATTATCGCCCCTGACGGAACATTGGCAAAAGAATGGCGTGGAGTGAAAGTGAAAGGGCACGTCGATGAGGCGCTCGCGGAAGTGGCCCGATTGACGTCATCTAGGTAA
- the perR gene encoding peroxide-responsive transcriptional repressor PerR, giving the protein MTVSANEQLKEALDMLKKTGIRITPQRHAILEYLISSMSHPTADEIYKALEGKFPNMSVATVYNNLRVFKEIGLVKELTYGDSSSRFDFVTSNHYHVICEQCGKIVDFHYPALDEVEQLAAHVTGFKVDHHRMEVYGLCPDCQKSKGRTH; this is encoded by the coding sequence ATGACGGTGTCTGCCAATGAGCAACTGAAGGAAGCGCTGGATATGCTGAAAAAGACGGGCATACGCATCACGCCGCAGCGTCATGCGATATTGGAGTATTTGATCAGCTCGATGTCCCATCCGACAGCTGATGAAATATATAAAGCGCTGGAAGGGAAATTTCCGAATATGAGCGTAGCTACCGTCTACAATAACTTGCGCGTCTTTAAAGAAATCGGGCTTGTCAAAGAGCTGACATACGGTGATTCGTCAAGCCGGTTCGATTTTGTCACATCCAATCATTATCATGTCATTTGTGAACAGTGCGGCAAAATCGTGGACTTCCACTACCCGGCGCTCGATGAAGTCGAGCAGCTTGCTGCTCACGTTACCGGCTTTAAAGTCGATCATCATCGCATGGAAGTGTATGGGCTATGTCCTGACTGTCAAAAAAGCAAAGGGCGCACGCATTAA
- a CDS encoding YgzB family protein, with translation MGIKYSSKINKIRTFALSLIFVGVIVMYLGLFFRTSPIVMTLFMVLGLLFLVASGIVYFWIGTLSTRAVQVVCPSCGKVTKMLGRVDLCMFCREPLTLDRELEGKEFDEKYNHKRKS, from the coding sequence ATGGGTATCAAATATTCGAGTAAAATCAACAAAATTCGCACGTTCGCTTTAAGTTTGATTTTTGTCGGCGTCATCGTCATGTATCTCGGACTGTTTTTCCGGACATCCCCGATCGTCATGACGCTGTTTATGGTGCTTGGGCTTTTATTTCTTGTTGCGAGCGGCATTGTATACTTTTGGATCGGCACACTCTCCACGAGAGCCGTCCAAGTCGTTTGCCCATCATGCGGCAAGGTGACGAAAATGCTCGGGCGTGTTGATTTATGCATGTTTTGCCGCGAGCCGCTGACGTTGGATCGCGAACTTGAAGGAAAAGAGTTTGACGAGAAATACAATCACAAAAGAAAAAGCTGA
- a CDS encoding nucleotidyltransferase-like protein, whose protein sequence is MEQFLRPICQEWASRCNTHGILMIEKAVCHTAVTDTFDAVLLVIVDSQSEPVFLKHYSLDSEKAALYVVNEQKLNEWLILGSPRKAIDWVFNGKVIFDRSDYIRQLRRRLEQFPPRQRQLKMGIEFAKLIRRYIDGKALFMARHWLDSYNHMVQALHHLARLTLIEYGFYPEVTVWSQVKHMNGQVYKLYEELVGSEEPLPKRLELLLLASEFLIHSSVAAGSIHLCEVLKEKEGAWSIAEMACHPQLAPYSVDLAIMVEYLVERRVLAAVERPTGGNKIAERYYAVQRGEAR, encoded by the coding sequence ATGGAACAATTTTTGCGCCCGATATGTCAAGAATGGGCAAGCCGATGCAATACGCACGGAATTTTAATGATTGAAAAAGCAGTTTGCCATACGGCGGTGACTGATACGTTTGATGCTGTGCTGCTAGTCATTGTGGATTCGCAAAGCGAACCAGTATTTTTGAAACATTATTCACTGGACAGTGAAAAGGCGGCGCTTTATGTGGTCAATGAACAGAAGTTAAATGAATGGCTCATTCTCGGGTCGCCCCGAAAAGCTATTGACTGGGTATTTAATGGGAAAGTTATATTTGACCGCAGTGATTATATTAGGCAGCTTCGCCGGCGTCTCGAACAGTTTCCGCCCCGGCAGCGGCAACTCAAAATGGGAATTGAGTTTGCTAAACTGATCCGTCGCTATATCGATGGCAAGGCGCTGTTCATGGCCCGGCATTGGCTTGATTCGTACAACCATATGGTGCAGGCGTTGCACCATTTAGCCCGGCTAACGTTGATTGAGTATGGGTTTTATCCAGAAGTGACGGTGTGGAGCCAAGTAAAACATATGAATGGACAAGTGTATAAGCTATATGAGGAGTTGGTCGGCAGCGAGGAACCGTTGCCGAAGCGGCTTGAACTTCTATTGCTGGCAAGTGAGTTTCTCATTCATTCTTCCGTTGCGGCAGGCTCAATCCATCTATGTGAAGTGCTGAAGGAAAAAGAAGGCGCATGGAGTATTGCCGAAATGGCCTGTCACCCGCAACTCGCCCCTTATTCAGTCGACCTTGCCATCATGGTTGAGTATTTAGTTGAGAGAAGAGTATTGGCCGCAGTAGAAAGACCGACAGGGGGAAACAAGATAGCGGAGCGTTATTATGCCGTACAGAGGGGGGAAGCAAGATGA